Proteins found in one Candidatus Nitrosopelagicus brevis genomic segment:
- a CDS encoding fibrillarin-like rRNA/tRNA 2'-O-methyltransferase: MEEDRNYFWFNLDGERKLFTENFSPGKQVYKEKLLDKKGVEYRNWEPFRSKLAACIMNGLEEFPFEEKSSVLYLGVSTGTTISHISDIVGPKGIIFGVEHSSRVARDFLDRVAIYRKNIVPIIQDAKKPDQYFSVFSKVDVVYVDIAQPDQTKIAIANCKMYLKKKGMLFLVIKSRSIDVTKEPNQIINEEIKKLQSDFEILQRIDLKPFDKDHAMIIARSLD, from the coding sequence TTGGAAGAAGATAGAAACTATTTCTGGTTTAATCTGGATGGAGAAAGAAAACTCTTTACAGAAAATTTTTCTCCCGGAAAACAAGTTTACAAGGAAAAATTATTAGATAAAAAAGGCGTGGAATATCGAAATTGGGAACCATTTCGAAGCAAATTAGCAGCCTGCATAATGAATGGATTAGAAGAATTTCCATTTGAGGAAAAATCAAGTGTTCTATACTTGGGTGTATCTACTGGAACAACAATAAGTCATATTTCAGATATTGTAGGTCCAAAAGGAATTATTTTTGGCGTGGAACATTCCAGCAGAGTGGCAAGAGATTTTCTTGATAGAGTTGCAATTTATAGAAAAAATATTGTTCCAATTATTCAAGATGCAAAAAAACCTGATCAATATTTTTCAGTATTTAGTAAAGTGGATGTAGTTTATGTGGATATTGCACAACCAGACCAAACAAAAATTGCAATTGCAAATTGTAAAATGTATCTTAAAAAGAAAGGAATGCTATTTCTTGTAATTAAATCAAGAAGTATAGATGTAACAAAAGAACCAAATCAAATTATTAATGAAGAAATTAAAAAATTGCAAAGTGATTTTGAAATATTACAAAGAATTGATTTGAAACCTTTTGATAAAGATCATGCAATGATTATTGCCAGATCATTAGATTAG
- a CDS encoding RlmE family RNA methyltransferase codes for MKLIDAKKDHYRKLAHEQGYRSRASYKLKEINKSYRIIGPGSYVLDLGCAPGGWLQVARQISGNQGKVLGIDLSFVEDLPGVEIIRGNIEDPDILEEIMSFFNRKIDSVICDLSPNVSGNWSVDHAVQISLNYTAEKLMEKTLSNKGNALFKVFDGEYSAEFYEFVKKKFIKTKLLKPKASRKSSSELYCICMGYLNSEKSE; via the coding sequence ATGAAACTAATCGATGCTAAAAAAGATCATTATCGAAAACTTGCTCATGAACAAGGTTATCGAAGTCGGGCTTCTTACAAATTAAAAGAAATTAACAAATCATATCGCATTATCGGTCCCGGTTCTTATGTTTTAGATTTGGGATGTGCTCCTGGTGGATGGCTACAAGTCGCTCGTCAAATTTCAGGTAATCAGGGTAAAGTTTTAGGAATTGATTTATCATTTGTTGAAGATCTTCCAGGTGTTGAAATAATCCGTGGCAATATTGAAGATCCGGATATACTTGAAGAAATAATGTCATTTTTCAATAGAAAGATTGATTCAGTAATTTGTGATTTATCCCCAAATGTATCTGGAAATTGGTCTGTTGATCATGCTGTACAGATATCTCTGAATTATACGGCAGAAAAATTGATGGAAAAAACTCTATCTAACAAGGGAAATGCTTTGTTCAAGGTGTTTGATGGCGAATATTCAGCTGAATTTTATGAGTTCGTCAAGAAAAAATTCATCAAAACTAAATTGCTAAAACCAAAAGCAAGTAGAAAATCCAGTAGTGAATTATATTGTATTTGTATGGGATATCTTAATTCTGAAAAATCTGAGTAA
- a CDS encoding dihydroorotate dehydrogenase, producing the protein MDSSLETTLGSLTLKRPTVLASGILGISLDVFNRLHDAGAGAVVTKSLSKEPWEGYPNPTIFSVKGGGWINAVGLSNPGAETFAKMIESNDNVPIVVSLVGSVEDDFEYMIKKFENCKVAAYELNLSCPHVAKVGLEVGDDIELVSKIIKKVKSITNSPIVAKVGLGKSDYLATVDAAVSAGVDAITAINTVRAMAIDVETQMPILSNKIGGLSGTPIKPIALRCVYEIASKFDIPIMGCGGISNWEDAVEFILAGSSVVQFGSVMGDHWVETFSEINSGIQKYMERKGYATIGEMIGKAKRQ; encoded by the coding sequence ATGGACTCTAGTCTGGAAACCACTCTTGGTTCACTAACACTAAAACGCCCCACCGTCTTAGCATCTGGAATTCTTGGTATTTCTTTGGATGTTTTCAATAGATTACATGATGCAGGCGCTGGTGCAGTTGTAACAAAATCATTGAGTAAAGAGCCTTGGGAAGGATATCCGAACCCAACTATTTTCAGTGTGAAAGGTGGAGGGTGGATAAATGCAGTTGGATTATCAAATCCTGGTGCAGAAACTTTTGCAAAAATGATTGAATCAAATGATAATGTCCCAATAGTTGTGAGTCTTGTTGGCTCTGTTGAGGATGATTTTGAATATATGATAAAAAAATTTGAAAATTGTAAAGTTGCAGCATATGAACTAAATCTTTCATGCCCCCATGTTGCCAAAGTTGGACTAGAAGTCGGTGATGATATTGAACTTGTTTCAAAAATTATTAAAAAAGTCAAATCTATTACAAATTCACCTATTGTCGCCAAAGTAGGTCTAGGAAAATCTGATTATCTTGCAACTGTTGATGCTGCTGTATCTGCAGGTGTTGATGCAATTACTGCAATTAATACAGTTAGAGCAATGGCAATAGATGTTGAAACACAGATGCCAATTCTCAGCAATAAGATTGGTGGACTATCTGGCACTCCAATCAAACCAATTGCTCTAAGATGTGTTTATGAAATTGCATCAAAGTTTGACATTCCGATAATGGGATGTGGTGGAATCTCAAATTGGGAGGATGCAGTTGAATTTATTTTGGCAGGTTCTTCTGTGGTACAATTTGGAAGTGTTATGGGTGATCACTGGGTTGAAACATTTAGTGAAATTAATTCTGGCATTCAAAAATATATGGAAAGAAAGGGTTATGCAACAATAGGTGAAATGATTGGAAAAGCAAAGAGACAATAA
- a CDS encoding NOP5/NOP56 family protein, with amino-acid sequence MLSVILTELGIAVFEEQKCIKTFPFSEPAEDYVFVKKAKSRLSDLTRFLHEKDIDVLVNDVGLQDLLKKKSIESQLMNEVKLEDIQLTKPQILVDAGLAENHDDAIQKLREFAISLSSSKVTEVSSSPDLHIIQSINTLDDTDKIINGMSSRLREWYGLHFPELDNIIDSINGYAQIVVAGKRENITDDVFVNAGFPDSKVQMLSLVKEKSRGGDITEKNLEIVQNLAKNILELFDLRNELEKQVDEQMNEVAPNLSAVLGTTVGARILAKAGSLQKMATMPASTIQVLGAEKALFRALKTGSNPPKHGILFQHAVVHAAPRWQRGKIARAIAAKAAIASRVDVHGSGLNKTLLEKLNIRVKEIEEKYSKPVKRPQPQEQQRGNFHKSKESKQKRRGDRFKNRKRKNFGRR; translated from the coding sequence ATGCTGTCAGTTATACTTACTGAATTAGGAATTGCTGTTTTTGAGGAACAGAAATGTATCAAAACATTTCCTTTTTCAGAACCTGCAGAGGATTATGTTTTTGTAAAGAAAGCAAAATCTAGATTAAGTGATTTAACCAGATTTTTACACGAAAAAGATATTGATGTTTTGGTAAACGATGTAGGATTACAAGATCTACTCAAGAAAAAATCAATTGAATCACAATTAATGAATGAAGTTAAATTAGAAGATATTCAATTAACAAAACCACAAATTTTGGTTGATGCAGGATTAGCAGAAAACCATGACGATGCAATTCAAAAATTAAGAGAATTTGCAATTAGTTTATCATCATCAAAAGTTACAGAGGTTTCATCTAGTCCAGATCTACATATTATTCAAAGTATCAATACATTAGATGATACTGACAAAATTATCAATGGAATGAGTTCAAGATTAAGAGAATGGTATGGACTACATTTTCCAGAACTGGATAACATCATTGATAGTATAAACGGTTATGCGCAAATTGTAGTTGCAGGAAAAAGAGAAAATATCACAGACGATGTATTTGTAAATGCAGGATTTCCTGATTCTAAAGTTCAAATGCTTTCATTAGTAAAAGAAAAGAGTCGAGGAGGAGACATTACAGAAAAAAATCTCGAGATAGTACAAAACTTAGCTAAAAATATTTTAGAATTATTTGATTTGAGAAATGAATTAGAAAAACAAGTTGATGAACAGATGAATGAAGTTGCTCCTAACTTGTCCGCAGTTTTAGGAACAACAGTGGGTGCAAGAATTTTAGCCAAAGCAGGAAGTCTTCAAAAAATGGCAACTATGCCTGCAAGTACAATTCAAGTTCTTGGTGCAGAAAAGGCATTATTCCGTGCATTAAAAACCGGTTCAAATCCACCAAAACATGGCATACTATTCCAACATGCAGTAGTACATGCAGCTCCTAGATGGCAAAGAGGTAAGATTGCAAGAGCCATAGCAGCAAAGGCAGCAATAGCATCAAGAGTGGATGTTCATGGTTCAGGTTTGAATAAAACACTACTAGAAAAATTAAATATTAGAGTCAAGGAAATTGAAGAAAAATATTCCAAACCAGTGAAAAGACCTCAACCACAAGAACAACAAAGAGGAAATTTCCATAAGAGCAAAGAATCTAAACAAAAGAGAAGAGGAGATAGATTCAAGAATAGAAAACGAAAGAATTTTGGAAGAAGATAG
- the rnhB gene encoding ribonuclease HII, producing the protein MKICGVDDAGRGSMIGPMVIAGISIEKKNIPKLRKLGVRDSKKLSPKKRELLYKEIVKLVDDYHVIRIPPRTIDKYVFEHNLNHLEAKKMAEVISNLNPDLSYVDSCDVNAARFGREISDLSKKSKVKSYHYADSRFVVVSAASIIAKVSRDRSIMRLNKTANLGSGYPSDKKSVNYVKKVVSSKKSLPTSIRKSWKPVQKILGLI; encoded by the coding sequence GTGAAAATATGTGGTGTAGATGATGCTGGTAGAGGATCCATGATTGGACCTATGGTTATTGCTGGAATTAGTATTGAGAAAAAAAATATACCTAAACTTCGTAAACTCGGCGTTCGTGACTCCAAAAAACTTAGTCCTAAAAAGCGTGAATTATTGTATAAAGAAATTGTAAAACTTGTTGACGATTACCATGTAATTCGAATTCCTCCACGAACCATTGACAAGTATGTTTTTGAACATAACTTGAATCATTTAGAAGCAAAAAAAATGGCCGAAGTGATATCTAATCTTAATCCTGATCTATCATACGTTGATTCTTGCGATGTAAATGCTGCTAGATTTGGTCGTGAGATTTCTGACTTGTCTAAAAAATCCAAGGTGAAATCATATCATTATGCTGATTCTAGATTTGTTGTTGTCTCTGCTGCATCAATAATTGCCAAAGTTTCAAGAGATCGTTCTATCATGCGTTTAAACAAGACTGCAAATCTTGGAAGTGGATATCCTTCAGATAAAAAAAGTGTAAATTATGTCAAGAAAGTTGTTTCATCAAAAAAATCTCTTCCTACTTCAATTCGTAAAAGTTGGAAACCTGTTCAAAAAATACTTGGTCTAATCTAA
- a CDS encoding B12-binding domain-containing radical SAM protein, whose translation MATPKVVLTADRTLMSPYRGISLATFFGCAPAIDPNRDKNSFWYKILKNQVTPKVLFDFICNWSPDVNGVAKFAPYGLRKVEAGLLRDGYARKDVVVAHPNHIEKFIGPETEVVGTYEMDPLGMGPVTMTFTFGRKQTSYDEFYNADLHRRINAAKKKNGSHAKVIAGASGTWQYNYAPEKIEEYGLYAVLEGEMGGIAPEIDGHAGRFFDYLIDGQFENMDPFRKRKDFKVDIKEFKRGDKTHHGRFVNFWDRPELDEIPEITEPSMHGMVEVMRGCGRGCKFCDVTLRSLRYYSPEKVKKEIEVNIKKGGMDRAWIHSDDIFVYGMDIRTAKNMEPNRDALEDLFKAIMSTGVKHTNPTHGTLSGAIADERLVPSLSKITRAGPDNLTGIQCGFETGSTRLIEKYADRKLAPYSPDEWHWVVKEGVKTLNENYWIPAFTLIMGLDNDEQPEDGWETIRLISELEREQPEAMFTATPLTFVPIGLLEKSEFYDMGQDNDPTQLGVMYKTWQHNFKYGIQKFMTRTGKHGAAGKLKATAFNGLARSLGGVPLGAMERYARRKGREHERVIEKIKAEYW comes from the coding sequence ATGGCGACTCCAAAAGTAGTTCTCACTGCAGACAGAACTTTGATGTCTCCATATCGAGGTATTTCTCTCGCAACATTCTTTGGGTGTGCTCCTGCAATTGATCCTAATCGTGATAAAAACAGTTTCTGGTATAAAATTCTAAAAAATCAAGTTACTCCAAAAGTATTGTTTGATTTCATTTGTAATTGGTCTCCTGATGTTAATGGTGTTGCCAAATTTGCTCCATATGGATTACGAAAAGTTGAAGCTGGATTACTACGTGATGGATATGCTCGAAAAGATGTAGTTGTGGCTCATCCAAATCATATTGAAAAATTCATTGGTCCTGAAACCGAAGTTGTTGGAACATACGAAATGGATCCTCTTGGAATGGGACCTGTAACAATGACCTTTACCTTTGGACGAAAACAAACATCATATGATGAATTTTACAATGCAGATTTACATAGAAGAATTAATGCAGCAAAGAAAAAGAATGGAAGTCATGCTAAAGTTATTGCTGGTGCTTCTGGTACTTGGCAATACAACTATGCGCCTGAAAAAATTGAAGAATATGGTTTGTATGCAGTTCTTGAAGGTGAGATGGGCGGAATTGCACCTGAAATAGATGGACATGCTGGTAGATTTTTCGATTATTTGATTGATGGACAATTTGAAAACATGGATCCATTTAGAAAACGAAAAGACTTCAAAGTTGACATTAAAGAATTCAAGCGTGGTGACAAAACACACCATGGAAGATTTGTTAATTTCTGGGATAGACCAGAACTAGATGAGATTCCAGAAATTACAGAACCAAGTATGCATGGCATGGTTGAAGTAATGCGTGGTTGTGGTCGTGGATGTAAATTCTGTGATGTAACACTTCGTTCTTTAAGATATTATTCTCCTGAAAAAGTAAAAAAAGAGATTGAAGTTAACATCAAAAAAGGTGGAATGGATAGGGCATGGATTCATAGTGATGATATCTTTGTTTATGGAATGGATATACGAACTGCAAAAAATATGGAACCAAACAGAGATGCATTAGAAGATTTGTTCAAAGCAATAATGTCTACAGGTGTAAAGCATACTAATCCTACACATGGAACCCTTTCAGGAGCAATTGCCGATGAACGTCTTGTTCCAAGTCTTTCCAAAATTACAAGAGCTGGTCCTGATAATCTTACTGGAATTCAATGTGGATTTGAAACAGGCAGTACAAGATTAATTGAAAAATATGCTGATAGAAAACTTGCACCATATAGTCCTGATGAATGGCATTGGGTTGTAAAAGAAGGTGTAAAAACTCTAAATGAAAATTATTGGATTCCGGCATTTACTTTGATTATGGGTTTAGATAACGATGAACAACCTGAAGATGGCTGGGAGACTATCAGATTAATCAGTGAATTAGAAAGAGAACAACCAGAAGCAATGTTTACTGCTACTCCTTTAACATTTGTTCCAATTGGATTATTAGAAAAATCTGAATTTTATGATATGGGACAGGATAATGACCCAACACAATTAGGTGTCATGTACAAGACTTGGCAACACAATTTCAAGTATGGAATTCAAAAATTCATGACTAGGACTGGAAAACATGGTGCAGCAGGAAAACTCAAGGCTACTGCATTTAATGGACTTGCACGTTCCTTAGGCGGTGTTCCATTAGGCGCAATGGAAAGATATGCACGAAGAAAAGGTAGAGAACATGAGCGTGTAATTGAGAAAATCAAGGCTGAATATTGGTAA
- a CDS encoding 30S ribosomal protein S30e, producing MATHGSLTKAGKVRGQTPKVEGRKIVGTNSKLRNKSNFRKRFVLAEIGLGGKMPGQNKASAQRRRRR from the coding sequence ATGGCAACACACGGTTCGCTTACCAAAGCAGGTAAAGTAAGAGGTCAAACTCCTAAAGTAGAAGGAAGAAAGATCGTTGGAACAAACTCAAAATTACGAAATAAAAGTAATTTTAGAAAAAGATTCGTGCTAGCAGAAATTGGTCTTGGTGGAAAAATGCCAGGTCAAAATAAAGCAAGTGCACAAAGAAGAAGACGTCGTTAG
- a CDS encoding tRNA (guanine-N1)-methyltransferase, with translation MNEEIIEITEGSTKLFVPKGSMTEKVPPKEPAFFNPRASLSRDLSIIACSAFWKDYKFPKIFFDGLSGLGARGLRIANEISEVEKVIVNDVNPNALDIALRSAKINNLENFEISENETCRFLSSHSRMNERASIVDIDPFGSPSKYIDCAIRATMHSGMLALTATDLQVLHGLFNKAAKRRYYGTPVKTEFSNEIAIRLILGCVSFVAGRLDISFQPLFVDHDMHYYRTYMKILNTPEKEEKIGYIIFCRSCKDRYTEITRQDKCRKCGHETEIAGPLWIGKLFEKEFIQKMKNVKNDLIVNKKCDRIIERAEEEAELPATYYTLDEIASMIKSAPLKLNEAIERLRAQGYKASMTSLNPGGFRTDCEIDKITQIFQN, from the coding sequence ATGAATGAAGAGATTATTGAAATCACAGAAGGCAGCACAAAGTTATTTGTTCCAAAAGGATCTATGACCGAGAAGGTTCCACCAAAAGAACCTGCTTTTTTCAATCCTCGAGCAAGTTTGAGTAGAGATTTATCAATAATTGCATGTTCGGCATTTTGGAAAGATTATAAATTTCCAAAAATTTTCTTTGATGGATTATCAGGATTAGGTGCAAGAGGGTTAAGAATTGCAAATGAGATTAGTGAAGTTGAGAAAGTTATTGTAAATGATGTCAATCCTAATGCATTGGATATTGCTTTAAGATCAGCAAAGATAAATAATTTAGAAAATTTTGAGATTTCTGAAAATGAGACATGTAGGTTTCTTAGTTCTCATTCAAGAATGAATGAACGTGCATCAATTGTAGATATAGATCCATTTGGATCACCGTCAAAATACATTGATTGTGCGATTAGAGCAACTATGCATAGCGGAATGTTAGCACTTACTGCTACTGATCTTCAGGTGTTACATGGATTATTCAATAAAGCTGCAAAAAGGAGATACTATGGAACACCAGTTAAAACAGAATTTAGCAACGAGATTGCAATTAGACTAATTTTAGGATGTGTAAGTTTTGTTGCTGGAAGACTAGATATTTCATTTCAACCTCTTTTTGTGGATCATGACATGCATTACTATAGAACATACATGAAAATTTTGAATACTCCTGAAAAAGAAGAGAAAATTGGATACATAATTTTTTGCAGAAGTTGTAAAGACCGTTATACAGAAATCACTAGGCAGGATAAATGTAGAAAGTGCGGTCATGAAACCGAAATAGCAGGTCCTCTATGGATAGGAAAATTATTTGAAAAAGAGTTTATACAAAAAATGAAAAATGTGAAAAATGATCTAATAGTAAATAAAAAATGTGACAGAATTATTGAAAGAGCAGAAGAAGAGGCTGAACTTCCAGCAACATATTATACGTTAGATGAGATTGCATCAATGATCAAGTCTGCGCCATTGAAATTGAATGAAGCAATTGAAAGGTTAAGAGCACAGGGATACAAAGCATCAATGACATCATTGAATCCTGGGGGATTTAGAACAGATTGTGAAATAGATAAAATTACTCAGATTTTTCAGAATTAA
- a CDS encoding AAA family ATPase — MRLRKFRARAYRCIHDSGEIRVGDLAAFVGRNESGKTTILQALTLLNKDQPVSDLDLCDEMTEDLKQEVRLAEGEFDLNHNEIRLIKETFPSIPEIKKIKIFRTNKNPIPQYDFGDVEISEAENSGLNSWENFREKFLSFLDTIPNHVQIKLDTGFFQGQAPETEEMFRNEMAEFGNNLQVLAADEPQVIEEWNKISDENDSNFQSLLVGTTEKMALENFIDSNLHPRFVYFSDYKKIIGNVNLNEYRKERTSPSIEFSEDEFDKADTVDNLFYLAELDVEELEEAKNSPSQLIKLLNTCSKRLTEKLNPAWKGDPIHVELRLNPNNVMSVVISDVHKDGTVTNTGLLNRRAEGFKWTFSFIVNFAAETQRAELKEAILLLDEPARNLHPTQQRGISDLLKSLAGSNQVLYATHSPYMIFDYAPGNLLVVELDKKKHLSRIYYDYWNADDLTLTPILYGLSRGLVESILDRQIGYNSRPIIVVETIADTMYLNAFDKFLEDPNISMNPLNIVAAYNKNSVLPLSIFYRNHGYNTFVLLDNTEESKEISAQLIANEFSKTQTIFFEEKTKALQSIEDYMITEDYLYAVNQTYAIKLRKEGYVNLTEQDIQSRNKSGIIESLNSIWEEHREDGWEEFDSEEVARYICEKIAIEEADFLSDKTKDKFRSLYRLIAERIRQQQNLMAGQNSDKKKMSV; from the coding sequence GTGCGATTAAGGAAGTTTAGAGCTCGTGCCTATCGTTGTATCCACGATTCAGGTGAAATTAGAGTAGGAGACCTTGCAGCTTTTGTTGGCCGAAATGAGAGTGGAAAAACTACAATTTTACAAGCATTAACTTTACTTAACAAAGACCAACCAGTCTCAGACCTTGACTTGTGTGATGAAATGACAGAAGACTTGAAACAAGAGGTTAGGTTAGCTGAGGGAGAATTTGATTTGAATCATAATGAAATTAGATTGATTAAAGAAACATTTCCATCAATTCCAGAAATAAAAAAAATTAAGATTTTTAGAACTAACAAAAATCCAATACCGCAGTATGATTTTGGAGATGTTGAAATTAGCGAAGCTGAAAATAGTGGACTTAACTCATGGGAAAATTTTAGAGAAAAATTTCTTTCTTTTTTGGATACTATACCAAATCATGTACAGATTAAACTAGATACAGGATTTTTTCAGGGTCAAGCACCTGAAACTGAAGAGATGTTTAGAAATGAAATGGCTGAATTTGGAAATAATTTACAGGTATTAGCTGCAGATGAACCACAGGTTATTGAGGAATGGAATAAAATTTCTGATGAAAATGATTCTAATTTCCAAAGTTTACTTGTAGGAACTACAGAAAAAATGGCATTAGAGAATTTCATAGATTCTAATTTGCATCCAAGATTTGTGTATTTTTCAGATTACAAAAAAATCATTGGAAATGTAAATTTGAATGAATATAGAAAAGAAAGAACGAGTCCTAGCATAGAATTTTCAGAAGATGAATTTGATAAAGCAGATACAGTTGATAATTTGTTTTATTTAGCAGAGTTGGATGTTGAAGAATTAGAAGAGGCAAAGAATAGTCCTTCACAATTAATAAAATTGCTTAATACGTGTAGTAAAAGACTAACTGAGAAATTAAATCCTGCTTGGAAAGGAGATCCAATACATGTTGAATTAAGACTTAATCCAAATAATGTGATGAGTGTCGTCATATCAGATGTACATAAAGATGGAACAGTTACAAATACAGGACTCCTAAATAGACGAGCTGAAGGATTTAAGTGGACATTCTCATTTATCGTAAATTTTGCTGCAGAGACACAAAGAGCAGAATTAAAAGAAGCGATTTTGCTTTTAGACGAACCAGCAAGAAACTTACACCCTACACAGCAACGAGGAATTTCAGATTTATTAAAAAGTTTAGCAGGTTCAAACCAAGTGCTCTATGCAACACATTCACCTTACATGATTTTTGATTATGCACCAGGTAATCTCTTGGTAGTTGAGTTAGACAAAAAGAAGCATTTGAGTAGAATTTATTATGATTATTGGAATGCAGATGATCTCACATTAACACCAATTCTTTACGGTTTGTCAAGAGGTCTGGTAGAATCAATTTTAGATAGACAAATAGGATATAATTCTAGACCTATTATTGTTGTAGAAACTATTGCAGACACAATGTATCTTAATGCATTTGATAAATTTTTAGAAGACCCAAACATCTCGATGAATCCTCTGAATATAGTAGCAGCATACAATAAAAATTCAGTTTTACCATTATCAATTTTCTATAGAAACCATGGATACAATACATTTGTACTATTAGACAATACTGAAGAATCAAAAGAAATTTCAGCTCAACTTATTGCTAATGAATTTTCAAAAACTCAAACAATTTTCTTTGAAGAAAAAACAAAAGCTCTCCAATCAATTGAAGACTATATGATTACAGAGGATTACCTTTATGCAGTAAACCAAACTTATGCAATTAAATTAAGAAAAGAAGGGTATGTCAATTTAACAGAACAGGACATACAATCCAGAAATAAGAGCGGAATTATTGAGAGCCTCAACTCAATCTGGGAAGAGCATAGAGAGGACGGTTGGGAAGAATTTGATAGCGAAGAAGTGGCACGTTATATTTGTGAAAAAATTGCCATCGAAGAGGCAGATTTTCTTTCAGATAAAACTAAAGATAAGTTTAGATCACTTTACAGATTAATTGCTGAGAGAATCAGACAGCAACAAAATCTAATGGCAGGTCAAAATTCAGATAAGAAAAAGATGAGCGTTTAG
- a CDS encoding dihydroorotate dehydrogenase electron transfer subunit has translation MEKQRDNNHPHICVIEKIIDETPTVRTLYFKDSLLANVLPGQFAMIWIPGVNELPMSVMVSAENDQAALTVRKRGESSTALYNLSVGQQIGVRGPYGNAFEIKNGKILLIGGGTGLVPLMRLIKFSNPSNHITVLMGSQTKNEVFFEETAKKLLEHNSHEIIPVTEDGSYGEKGYVTDILENLLEKNSYDAIYTCGPELMMYKTVQMANKKGIFVQASLERMMKCGVGICGSCCVNDDLACRDGTVFDGDHLSQKSEFGHSHRTKSGILEEI, from the coding sequence TTGGAAAAGCAAAGAGACAATAATCATCCGCACATTTGTGTCATCGAAAAAATTATTGATGAAACTCCTACCGTACGAACTTTGTATTTCAAAGATTCTCTACTTGCAAATGTTTTGCCTGGCCAATTTGCAATGATTTGGATTCCTGGTGTAAACGAACTTCCAATGAGTGTAATGGTATCTGCTGAAAATGATCAAGCTGCATTGACAGTTAGAAAACGTGGTGAATCTTCCACTGCATTATACAATCTTTCTGTGGGTCAACAAATTGGGGTGCGTGGCCCATACGGAAATGCCTTTGAAATTAAAAATGGAAAAATTCTCCTAATTGGGGGTGGAACTGGTTTAGTTCCTTTGATGAGATTAATCAAATTCTCAAATCCCTCAAATCACATCACTGTCTTGATGGGGTCACAAACTAAAAACGAAGTATTTTTTGAAGAAACTGCAAAAAAATTACTAGAACATAATTCTCATGAAATAATCCCTGTTACCGAAGATGGAAGCTATGGTGAAAAAGGCTATGTTACCGATATCCTGGAAAACCTCCTGGAAAAAAATTCTTATGATGCTATCTACACGTGTGGTCCTGAATTAATGATGTACAAAACTGTCCAAATGGCTAATAAAAAAGGAATTTTTGTTCAAGCAAGTCTGGAACGAATGATGAAATGTGGTGTCGGCATATGCGGAAGTTGTTGTGTAAATGATGATCTTGCATGTAGAGATGGAACTGTATTCGATGGAGATCATTTATCCCAAAAATCTGAATTTGGTCACTCTCATAGAACAAAATCTGGAATTTTAGAAGAAATATAA